One Paraburkholderia aromaticivorans DNA segment encodes these proteins:
- a CDS encoding response regulator transcription factor encodes MRVLLVEDDPLLGQAVRDQITRDGHSTDYVTTLGDARRYVQAANYDLILLDLLLPDGKGIDFLRELRVSGSSVPVVILTALDQVANRIAGLNAGADDYLVKPFDLSELTARVNAVARRYSGNPNPFVTLGDLQIDLAAHSIRREGRSISLTASEWALLEAFIQRQGMILSKAQLEERLYSFNAEIGSNTIEVHMSRLRKKLGGDLIETARGLGYKLRQC; translated from the coding sequence ATGAGAGTACTGCTTGTCGAGGACGATCCGCTGCTCGGCCAAGCCGTCCGGGACCAGATCACGCGGGACGGACATTCCACCGACTACGTCACGACCCTGGGCGACGCCCGGCGCTACGTGCAAGCCGCGAACTACGATCTCATCCTGCTGGACCTGCTGCTGCCGGACGGCAAGGGAATCGATTTTCTGCGTGAATTGCGTGTATCCGGCTCGTCGGTACCCGTGGTGATCCTGACGGCGCTCGACCAGGTCGCCAACCGCATCGCCGGATTAAACGCTGGCGCCGACGACTATCTTGTCAAGCCATTCGATCTATCCGAGCTCACCGCGCGCGTCAACGCCGTTGCTCGCCGGTATTCAGGCAATCCCAACCCATTTGTCACACTGGGCGATTTGCAGATCGATCTGGCTGCCCACAGCATCCGTCGAGAGGGCCGGTCCATTTCCCTTACCGCCAGCGAATGGGCATTGCTCGAGGCGTTCATTCAGCGACAGGGCATGATTCTTTCAAAGGCGCAGCTGGAAGAGCGCCTTTACTCGTTTAACGCCGAAATCGGCAGCAACACTATCGAGGTGCACATGAGCCGGCTGCGCAAGAAGCTGGGGGGCGACCTGATCGAGACGGCGCGTGGCCTCGGCTACAAACTCAGGCAGTGCTAG
- a CDS encoding PepSY domain-containing protein: MKRPPLGRIIAIASFVALCAGVVQLAQADEDCTAPLTNWKPVSEIDALARKQGWNVSRVRTDDGCYEIRGLDAQGRHFKAKVDPATLAIIRLKTDGDARDERHGEDGGEREEQSGPRPGAAGPRTPNDKPGNAASGAQPSNGLLTPGSRPQVQIR, from the coding sequence ATGAAACGACCGCCGCTCGGAAGAATTATTGCCATCGCGTCCTTTGTAGCGCTATGCGCCGGCGTTGTTCAGCTGGCGCAGGCAGACGAGGACTGCACCGCACCGCTCACGAACTGGAAACCGGTCAGCGAGATCGATGCGCTAGCCAGAAAACAAGGCTGGAACGTGAGTCGGGTCAGGACGGATGACGGTTGCTACGAGATCCGTGGACTCGACGCGCAGGGGCGGCACTTCAAAGCCAAAGTCGATCCGGCCACGCTCGCGATCATCCGGCTGAAGACCGATGGCGACGCCCGGGACGAGCGCCACGGTGAAGACGGCGGTGAGCGCGAGGAGCAGAGCGGCCCGCGACCGGGTGCGGCAGGACCGCGCACGCCCAACGACAAACCGGGTAACGCGGCAAGCGGCGCGCAGCCATCCAATGGGCTATTGACCCCGGGGAGCCGGCCGCAGGTTCAGATCCGCTGA
- a CDS encoding DUF2271 domain-containing protein, which translates to MKYTFPIAALAGALAIPSLAFARPVTIEAQLTNYGGDGAYVVMYVTDRAGRYQGTLWMAGEKAKYYRHLSAWYRMTGNGAARIDGITGASVGAGRTLKATLDLADTLIDAGYEIHVDTAVENMNENPSEVVVPLTTSGTGKSVKGRGYVKAFRYTL; encoded by the coding sequence ATGAAATACACATTCCCTATTGCAGCGCTTGCCGGTGCACTCGCGATTCCCTCGCTGGCGTTCGCTCGCCCCGTCACGATTGAAGCGCAATTGACCAATTACGGCGGTGACGGTGCGTACGTGGTGATGTACGTCACCGACCGGGCTGGCCGCTATCAGGGCACGCTGTGGATGGCAGGCGAGAAGGCGAAGTATTACAGGCACCTGAGCGCCTGGTACCGGATGACGGGAAATGGCGCGGCAAGGATCGACGGCATTACGGGTGCGAGCGTTGGTGCCGGCAGGACGCTGAAGGCGACGCTCGATCTTGCCGATACGCTAATCGACGCCGGCTATGAAATTCACGTGGATACCGCAGTGGAGAACATGAACGAGAACCCGTCCGAGGTGGTCGTTCCATTGACGACATCGGGAACCGGAAAGTCTGTCAAAGGGCGCGGCTATGTGAAAGCGTTTCGCTATACGTTGTGA
- a CDS encoding PepSY domain-containing protein, translating into MLRKLHSLPGLIAAIILMVAAISGAMLSLNPAIERAGVVQVSQHSLDAATLTERVKARYPGLEKIVRKPSGAVIAYYSSGGESGAARIDPVTGDGIEPYALSTTTRWLTNLHRKLLIGDAGRVATGVGAGLMLLLAASGLALLERRMGGWAKLFGRIRGSGLQRIHNEVARVAILGLTLSAATGLVLSLTTFELIPERATAQLPFPASVSTGAPLAVNRVAALRNVDITDLRELMLPSPQNSGDVYALRTSSGTGYIDPSSGKWLAWQANDAWQRFHEVVFMLHTGEGLWWLALILGLASASVPVLAITGAWLWVRRRRATVKVQDNVSAGQADTVILVGSEGNSTWAFAAAIHQALTRANFRVHIAPMNDLSSRHCKAQRLIVLTSTYGDGDAPSNATQYLSKLASMNDYVPPAFAVLGFGDRQFPHFCGYAQTVHDALIAKGGQALIECSSVDRQSESTFRKWTEQLGIALDVRLDVRLDVRYQPSLPRTVSLTLVERKDYGLDSGRVTSVLRFVRSTQRNRRWHTPLQRALPSFDAGDLLGVIPPGDTVPRFYSLASASRDGFIEICVRRHAHGACSGYLTALQPGNAIQAFIRRNPAFRPPAGKAPIILIGAGTGISPFVGFIRQNSAGRPMHLYFGARRSGESFLYDEELQNLVGNRRLTAFKTAFSCPARKTYVQERLMADAPTLRELAACGAQIMVCGGRDMANGVARAWEHILDGSGLSVNEMRLKGRYVEDVY; encoded by the coding sequence ATGCTTCGCAAGCTTCATTCGCTGCCCGGACTGATCGCCGCCATCATCCTGATGGTCGCGGCGATCTCCGGTGCGATGCTATCTCTGAACCCGGCGATCGAACGCGCAGGTGTAGTTCAGGTTAGCCAGCATTCGCTCGACGCCGCGACGCTCACCGAACGTGTGAAGGCCCGTTACCCCGGGCTCGAGAAGATCGTGCGAAAGCCCTCGGGCGCCGTCATTGCCTATTATTCGTCAGGCGGCGAATCTGGCGCCGCTCGCATCGATCCCGTGACGGGCGACGGTATCGAACCTTATGCACTGTCGACCACCACGCGCTGGCTGACCAATCTCCATCGCAAGCTGCTCATCGGCGATGCCGGGCGCGTCGCAACCGGCGTCGGGGCGGGTTTGATGCTGCTGCTGGCCGCATCCGGCCTTGCGCTACTCGAACGCCGTATGGGCGGCTGGGCGAAGCTGTTCGGCCGCATTCGAGGTAGCGGTCTGCAGCGAATCCACAATGAGGTTGCCCGCGTCGCCATTCTCGGGCTGACGCTCTCGGCTGCAACAGGGCTCGTCCTGTCGTTGACGACCTTCGAGTTGATCCCCGAACGAGCCACGGCGCAACTTCCGTTTCCGGCCTCCGTGAGCACCGGCGCCCCGCTTGCAGTGAATCGCGTTGCTGCGCTCAGGAACGTCGATATAACCGACCTGCGTGAACTGATGTTGCCCTCCCCCCAGAACTCGGGCGACGTCTACGCGTTGCGGACATCGAGCGGCACCGGCTACATCGACCCGTCGTCAGGGAAATGGCTCGCGTGGCAGGCCAATGACGCGTGGCAGCGTTTTCACGAGGTCGTATTCATGCTTCATACGGGCGAGGGGCTGTGGTGGCTCGCGCTGATCCTCGGGCTCGCGAGCGCGTCGGTGCCGGTTTTGGCGATTACTGGAGCATGGCTATGGGTGCGGCGTCGCCGCGCGACGGTAAAAGTTCAAGACAACGTGAGCGCGGGTCAGGCCGATACGGTCATTCTCGTGGGAAGTGAAGGAAACAGCACCTGGGCGTTTGCTGCCGCAATTCATCAGGCGCTGACGCGCGCGAATTTTCGCGTGCATATAGCGCCGATGAACGATCTTTCCTCACGCCACTGCAAGGCGCAACGCCTGATCGTGCTGACTTCGACGTATGGCGATGGCGATGCACCGTCCAACGCCACGCAGTATTTGAGCAAGCTCGCGAGCATGAACGACTATGTTCCACCCGCGTTTGCCGTCCTCGGTTTTGGGGATCGCCAGTTCCCGCATTTCTGTGGTTATGCGCAAACCGTGCACGATGCGTTGATCGCCAAAGGCGGCCAGGCGCTCATCGAGTGCAGCAGCGTTGACCGGCAGTCGGAGAGCACGTTCAGGAAGTGGACCGAGCAACTGGGTATCGCACTCGACGTGCGACTCGACGTGCGACTCGACGTGCGCTACCAGCCGTCGCTACCGCGCACCGTCTCCCTGACGCTTGTGGAGCGCAAGGACTATGGACTCGACTCTGGGCGTGTCACGTCGGTGTTGCGCTTTGTCCGCAGCACACAGCGCAATCGGCGGTGGCACACCCCGCTGCAAAGGGCTCTGCCGTCATTCGACGCGGGCGACCTGCTAGGAGTGATCCCGCCCGGCGACACCGTGCCGAGGTTCTACTCGCTCGCGAGCGCTTCGCGAGATGGTTTTATCGAAATCTGCGTGCGCAGGCATGCGCATGGGGCCTGCTCTGGCTATCTGACAGCTTTGCAGCCCGGCAACGCGATTCAGGCGTTCATTCGCCGGAACCCTGCGTTCAGACCCCCGGCGGGAAAGGCGCCAATCATTCTTATCGGCGCCGGGACGGGCATCAGCCCATTCGTCGGCTTCATCCGGCAAAACTCGGCGGGGCGGCCCATGCATCTGTATTTTGGTGCCAGACGCTCAGGCGAGTCGTTCCTGTACGACGAAGAATTGCAGAACCTGGTCGGCAACCGCCGGCTGACGGCTTTCAAGACCGCCTTCTCGTGCCCCGCACGGAAGACCTACGTGCAGGAGCGACTCATGGCCGACGCGCCAACGCTTCGTGAACTCGCAGCCTGCGGAGCGCAGATCATGGTGTGCGGAGGCAGAGACATGGCCAACGGCGTGGCCCGAGCGTGGGAACACATTCTGGATGGCTCCGGTCTTTCCGTGAACGAGATGAGATTGAAGGGAAGATATGTCGAAGATGTCTATTGA
- a CDS encoding FAD:protein FMN transferase — protein MSKMSIEGPMAGCPERYTFNGPTMGTRYSVQCYAPAGLDRALIASELDAAVRAVDEEMSNWKNSSDLTRLNRAEPDVWVPISRNLATVLVRATEMGRETDNAFNAGVGDVVDQWGFGPSNAPRPTMREASRERPRRPLVELLDVDVEQCRARKQAHVTLDLCGIAKGFGVDELARVLDSHDVRSWLVGIDGEMRARGTKPGQALWAIAIERPDYERREALGVIELTDIAVATSGDYRHWSECEGKRISHVVDPRTGEPLCNGVASVTVLARSCMDADAYATALMVLGPQKGLDFARRKQLDALFLLRDGAQMLAIGTGLFDAGFNGIEVPGG, from the coding sequence ATGTCGAAGATGTCTATTGAAGGACCGATGGCCGGTTGTCCCGAGCGCTATACGTTCAACGGACCGACGATGGGCACCCGATACAGCGTGCAATGCTACGCGCCGGCGGGGTTGGACCGCGCCCTGATCGCTTCTGAACTGGATGCGGCGGTACGAGCGGTAGACGAGGAAATGTCGAACTGGAAGAACAGTTCCGATTTGACACGCTTGAACAGAGCCGAACCCGACGTCTGGGTGCCGATATCCCGCAATCTTGCGACGGTGCTGGTGCGTGCGACGGAGATGGGGCGCGAGACAGACAATGCGTTCAACGCAGGTGTCGGCGATGTGGTGGATCAGTGGGGCTTCGGCCCATCCAACGCGCCGCGGCCAACCATGCGGGAAGCCTCGCGCGAACGACCCCGACGCCCGCTGGTCGAACTGCTCGACGTCGACGTGGAGCAGTGTCGCGCTCGCAAGCAGGCGCACGTGACCCTCGACTTGTGCGGTATCGCCAAAGGCTTCGGCGTAGACGAATTGGCGCGTGTGCTGGACAGTCATGACGTTCGGTCGTGGCTTGTCGGAATCGACGGTGAGATGCGTGCGCGAGGCACAAAGCCTGGCCAGGCACTGTGGGCAATCGCGATCGAGCGTCCCGACTATGAACGCCGGGAGGCGCTCGGCGTGATCGAACTAACGGATATCGCGGTCGCGACTTCGGGGGACTATCGTCACTGGAGCGAATGCGAGGGCAAGCGCATCTCGCATGTCGTGGATCCGCGCACAGGTGAGCCCTTATGCAACGGGGTCGCGTCGGTCACAGTGCTGGCGAGGTCCTGCATGGACGCGGATGCTTATGCAACCGCTCTCATGGTGTTGGGGCCTCAGAAAGGCCTGGATTTCGCACGCCGCAAGCAGCTGGACGCACTTTTTCTGCTGCGCGATGGCGCACAAATGCTGGCGATCGGCACGGGTTTGTTTGATGCGGGTTTCAACGGTATAGAAGTCCCCGGCGGATAA
- a CDS encoding cation-translocating P-type ATPase — MLTPTRTISPEAEGSDKWHAMQVATIAMQLGTDCDYGLTLAEAHRRLAKDGPNEIREQRRRSVLDMLTCQFKDFMIVALLAAALVSGLIGEAADALVIVSIVLLNATVGFIQDYRAERVMASLAQLARLQATVIREGECQTVPASGIVQGDVVLLDTGSTVPVDLRLAEASGLKIAEAVLTGESLPVEKGTASLDDASLQLADRTNVAFKGTVVTYGRARGIAVATGMATELGKIAGMIEAAPVVQTPLQKRLAAFGRRLAMMILVICAIIFATGVLRGEPVLLMLLTSLSLAVAAIPEALPAVVTVMLALGARNMARHNALVRRLPAVETLGSVSWICTDKTGTLTLNEMCTTELYADGVRLPIASFDTKRPAARCLLEALALCNNVSRAAGGEVAGDPTEVALWRVAADAGFDKSALEVTSPRFLEFPFDSDRKRMTTIHRSETGFIAYTKGAPETVIERCNASLPDHGMVAVDHERVLAAAEAMAESGLRVLAVASRKWDSLPAGCNIEEIECGLTLLGLAGMRDPPRPDVRQAVAACRSAGITPVMVTGDHPVTACAIARELGILAPGDTVLTGQELSRLTNEALVAQVVHTRVFARVDPAQKIRIVEAARAHGQFVAMTGDGVNDAPALAGADIGIAMGKKGTDVARDAASIVLLDDNFATIVGAVEEGRRIFDNVRKFIRYALTCNSAEIWTIFLAPFLGLPIPLLPIHILWINLVTDGLPGLALAAEPAETGVMLRPPRPPGESIFARGMWQHIVWVGLAMAGVTLLTQAYAIHVASAHWQTMTFTVLTLSQMGHVLAIRSEQASFFARGARSNMPLVGAVLLTFALQLATIYVPMLNTVFRTTALNMTELAMCVLLSSVVFVLVELEKHLIRRGLLYR; from the coding sequence ATGTTGACTCCGACGCGCACGATTAGCCCTGAGGCAGAAGGTTCCGACAAATGGCACGCAATGCAGGTCGCGACCATCGCCATGCAACTGGGCACCGATTGCGATTATGGTCTGACACTGGCAGAGGCGCATCGGCGCCTCGCCAAAGACGGGCCGAACGAGATTCGTGAGCAGCGGCGCCGGAGCGTCCTTGACATGCTGACCTGTCAGTTCAAGGACTTCATGATCGTCGCTCTGTTGGCGGCGGCTCTCGTGTCGGGCCTGATCGGCGAGGCCGCGGACGCGCTCGTGATCGTCTCGATCGTATTGCTTAACGCCACAGTCGGCTTCATCCAGGACTATCGCGCCGAGCGTGTGATGGCGTCGCTCGCACAACTCGCCAGGCTGCAGGCGACAGTCATTCGCGAAGGCGAATGTCAAACGGTCCCGGCATCGGGCATTGTGCAGGGCGACGTCGTTTTGCTGGATACCGGTTCTACCGTTCCCGTCGATCTTCGCCTTGCCGAGGCGTCCGGGCTGAAGATCGCCGAAGCGGTTCTCACCGGGGAGTCGCTGCCGGTAGAGAAGGGCACCGCGTCGCTTGACGACGCTTCGCTACAACTCGCCGACCGGACAAATGTGGCTTTCAAGGGCACTGTTGTCACCTACGGTCGAGCACGAGGCATTGCCGTTGCTACCGGCATGGCCACCGAACTCGGCAAGATCGCCGGGATGATCGAAGCGGCACCCGTAGTCCAGACGCCGCTGCAAAAGCGCCTTGCAGCGTTTGGCCGCCGGCTGGCCATGATGATTCTTGTGATCTGCGCGATCATCTTTGCGACGGGTGTGCTGCGGGGCGAGCCAGTGCTGCTCATGCTTCTCACGAGCCTGAGTCTTGCCGTCGCCGCTATCCCTGAAGCTTTACCCGCAGTGGTGACCGTGATGCTTGCCCTTGGTGCGCGCAATATGGCACGACACAATGCCCTGGTGCGACGTTTGCCTGCGGTCGAAACCTTGGGGTCCGTGAGCTGGATCTGTACCGACAAGACTGGCACATTGACCCTGAACGAGATGTGCACAACTGAGCTGTACGCTGATGGCGTGCGGTTACCAATCGCATCGTTCGATACAAAAAGGCCTGCTGCGAGATGCTTGCTGGAGGCATTGGCGTTATGCAACAACGTTAGCCGTGCTGCGGGCGGGGAGGTCGCTGGCGATCCGACCGAGGTTGCGTTGTGGAGAGTGGCCGCTGACGCTGGCTTCGACAAGAGCGCGCTCGAAGTCACGAGCCCGCGCTTCCTGGAGTTCCCGTTTGACTCTGATCGCAAGCGGATGACGACGATTCACCGCAGCGAAACCGGATTTATTGCTTACACGAAGGGCGCACCTGAGACGGTCATTGAACGTTGCAACGCATCCCTCCCAGATCACGGTATGGTCGCTGTGGACCACGAACGCGTGCTGGCGGCGGCTGAGGCGATGGCGGAAAGTGGTCTTCGTGTACTCGCCGTTGCGAGCCGGAAGTGGGACAGTCTGCCTGCCGGTTGCAATATCGAAGAAATCGAATGCGGCCTCACTTTGCTTGGCCTGGCTGGCATGCGTGATCCCCCGAGGCCCGACGTCCGGCAGGCGGTTGCGGCCTGCAGATCGGCAGGAATCACTCCCGTAATGGTTACGGGGGATCATCCCGTAACCGCGTGCGCTATCGCTCGCGAACTCGGCATCCTTGCCCCCGGGGACACCGTGTTGACCGGCCAGGAACTCAGTCGACTCACGAATGAAGCTCTAGTCGCGCAGGTTGTGCATACCCGCGTGTTTGCCCGGGTGGACCCGGCGCAAAAGATCAGGATCGTCGAGGCGGCTCGGGCGCACGGCCAGTTCGTCGCGATGACCGGCGACGGCGTGAACGATGCACCGGCGCTCGCAGGCGCGGATATCGGCATTGCGATGGGCAAAAAGGGCACCGACGTCGCGCGGGATGCGGCCAGTATCGTGCTGCTGGACGACAATTTCGCCACCATCGTCGGTGCCGTCGAAGAGGGGCGGCGAATCTTCGATAACGTACGCAAGTTCATTCGCTACGCCTTAACGTGCAATTCGGCCGAGATATGGACTATTTTTCTCGCGCCATTCCTCGGTCTGCCGATTCCCTTGCTTCCCATACACATCCTGTGGATTAACCTGGTCACCGATGGACTGCCGGGGCTGGCGCTGGCGGCCGAACCGGCGGAGACGGGCGTCATGCTACGTCCACCACGGCCCCCCGGGGAAAGCATCTTTGCCCGCGGCATGTGGCAGCACATCGTCTGGGTTGGGCTCGCAATGGCCGGTGTCACGCTGCTAACGCAGGCATACGCCATCCACGTCGCGTCGGCACATTGGCAGACAATGACCTTTACGGTGCTCACACTCTCCCAGATGGGACACGTACTTGCCATCCGATCGGAGCAAGCGTCGTTTTTCGCGCGGGGAGCGCGTTCAAACATGCCGCTTGTGGGCGCGGTGCTGCTCACCTTTGCGCTTCAACTGGCGACGATCTATGTACCCATGTTGAACACCGTTTTCCGGACGACCGCGCTTAATATGACTGAGCTGGCAATGTGTGTTCTGCTCTCCAGTGTGGTGTTCGTTCTGGTCGAGCTCGAGAAACACCTTATCCGCCGGGGACTTCTATACCGTTGA
- a CDS encoding AI-2E family transporter, protein MLILLLAGLVALGFVVLRPFLVPVAWALIISYVTWPAYSRLRRLLGESAGTSALLMTLLLTCACTMPVIWLMKPLTEDLRDASRAIVAYFSDRPRDLPDSLARIPWIGSSLQAFLDHVEIDPPAIRSQLSGWANRWTSEIGDILGSAARNATKLGFALVTLFFTYRDGESLLNQIRQALRPFLGERLDDYLTAIGSMTRSVVYGIVLTAIAQAALAGLGYWVAGVTAPVTLAGITALVALIPFGTPLVWVPVAVGLLFAGRTVAGVGLLLWGMLVISWVDNLIRPFVISSSARIPFLLVMFGVLGGLAAFGLIGLFLGPAILAVLMALWREWQTEATRQQVRQPVQRNDTPK, encoded by the coding sequence GTGCTAATTCTGCTTCTGGCTGGTCTGGTAGCTTTGGGGTTCGTGGTTCTGCGCCCTTTTCTAGTCCCGGTCGCGTGGGCGCTGATTATTTCGTATGTCACCTGGCCCGCTTACAGCCGTTTGAGACGCCTGCTCGGCGAAAGCGCGGGTACTAGCGCGCTGCTGATGACCCTTCTCCTGACCTGCGCGTGCACAATGCCAGTCATCTGGCTGATGAAGCCTTTGACAGAAGATCTAAGGGACGCCAGCCGGGCTATCGTCGCCTACTTCTCCGATCGTCCTCGCGACTTACCCGATTCTCTGGCGCGCATCCCCTGGATCGGGTCCTCGTTGCAGGCGTTTCTCGATCATGTGGAGATTGATCCCCCCGCCATCCGCTCCCAGCTCTCAGGATGGGCGAATCGCTGGACAAGCGAAATCGGTGACATCCTCGGAAGTGCGGCCCGAAACGCCACCAAGCTGGGGTTTGCTCTCGTGACGCTGTTTTTCACGTACCGCGATGGAGAAAGTCTACTGAATCAGATACGGCAGGCTTTGCGGCCCTTCCTCGGCGAGCGCCTTGACGACTATCTCACCGCGATCGGCAGCATGACCCGATCCGTCGTCTACGGCATTGTGCTGACAGCGATCGCGCAGGCAGCGTTGGCCGGGCTGGGTTACTGGGTCGCAGGCGTAACTGCGCCCGTCACTCTGGCAGGGATCACTGCTCTCGTAGCACTGATTCCTTTTGGCACGCCATTGGTATGGGTGCCGGTGGCGGTCGGTCTTCTATTTGCAGGCCGCACGGTGGCCGGAGTCGGATTATTGCTCTGGGGAATGCTGGTCATTAGCTGGGTAGACAATCTGATAAGGCCCTTTGTGATTAGCAGCAGCGCACGCATTCCATTTCTGCTCGTCATGTTTGGTGTGCTTGGTGGACTCGCCGCATTCGGTCTGATCGGATTGTTCCTTGGACCCGCCATACTGGCTGTTCTGATGGCGCTGTGGCGCGAATGGCAGACAGAGGCGACACGGCAACAGGTGCGGCAACCGGTTCAGCGGAATGACACACCTAAGTAG
- a CDS encoding universal stress protein — protein MNPASSTLLDHDEVGRILIAVDASPASLRAAAYVQGIAAPGAHVRIVSVAEDPRRLIPLDPLVGVDLSSVRDELLRGAEDAVTQAQSIFSSGETVVDTEVIDLSMQGRDLAHALLEAARTWRADLLVVGTRQNRRLLRWLEGTVSEPLARICPCSILVVPVSYERDICGGPKRMLFAVDGSSPSRHALRYGLKFATKQTSLRLVHILDQAVRMSDFVPLPLFEDALVKEGNAALAAAAELLAGLRIAAESAMISTERTGDDVPHAIVREADHWNADLVVMGTHGRRGISRWLLGSVASRVLRITHVPVLLVRPIAA, from the coding sequence ATGAACCCTGCCAGTTCAACCCTCCTTGATCACGACGAAGTCGGTCGCATTCTCATCGCTGTAGACGCTTCGCCCGCCTCTTTGCGCGCTGCGGCCTATGTTCAGGGCATTGCGGCGCCAGGGGCACACGTGCGAATCGTAAGTGTGGCTGAAGATCCACGCAGGCTGATCCCGTTGGATCCACTTGTCGGAGTGGATCTCAGCTCGGTGCGCGACGAGTTGCTGCGCGGTGCTGAAGATGCGGTAACTCAGGCGCAGAGCATATTTTCGAGCGGCGAGACGGTCGTCGACACTGAGGTGATCGATCTTTCCATGCAGGGTCGGGATCTAGCCCACGCACTGCTTGAAGCAGCGCGGACGTGGCGAGCCGATCTCCTCGTGGTTGGCACCCGACAGAACCGTCGGCTACTACGCTGGCTGGAAGGAACAGTCTCTGAACCTCTGGCGCGAATCTGCCCGTGCTCGATTCTAGTTGTTCCAGTTTCTTATGAAAGAGATATCTGTGGCGGTCCGAAGCGAATGCTCTTCGCCGTCGACGGTAGCTCACCATCGCGGCATGCGCTTCGATACGGATTAAAATTCGCCACGAAGCAGACGTCCTTGCGTCTCGTACATATTCTTGATCAGGCGGTGAGGATGAGCGATTTTGTGCCGCTTCCTCTGTTTGAAGATGCACTTGTCAAAGAGGGCAACGCAGCACTTGCGGCGGCAGCGGAGTTGCTTGCCGGATTACGAATCGCGGCGGAATCCGCGATGATCAGCACGGAAAGGACTGGCGACGATGTGCCCCACGCCATCGTGAGGGAGGCAGATCATTGGAACGCCGATCTGGTCGTCATGGGCACACACGGCCGGCGTGGTATCTCGCGCTGGCTGCTGGGTAGCGTGGCGAGTCGCGTACTGCGTATCACCCACGTGCCGGTGTTGCTCGTCCGCCCGATCGCAGCGTGA
- a CDS encoding IS3 family transposase (programmed frameshift), whose translation MEVLTEPERRRRRSVQEKVAIVQETLEPGATVSAVARRHGVNPNQVFAWRKQYEEGSLAAVKAGEAVVPASQLAAAMKEIRELQRLLGKKTQEAEILKEAVEYGRFKKLDCALALTARGRPMKTVCDVLGVARSALAVRKARSPDWLDGRRARQTDDTELVAAIQEHVAGLPTYGYRRVWALLRRSHEMTGAPCVNAKRVYRVMRDHQLLLRRLGQRRDTRRHDGRIAVDQSNVRWCSDGFEFRCDDGSPLRVTFALDCHDREAISWAATTGGHSGDVVRDVMLAAVEQRFGTTQAGAPIEWLSDNGSAYIDHRTRSFARKLGLEPLTTPVRSPQSNGMAESFVKTIKHDYIAFMHKPDVPTALSHLAGAFEHYNERHPHKALKYRSPREFRRTAASST comes from the exons ATTGAAGTTCTGACCGAGCCGGAGCGCCGTCGTCGACGTTCGGTCCAGGAGAAAGTGGCCATCGTGCAGGAAACCCTGGAGCCGGGAGCAACGGTTTCAGCGGTTGCCCGGCGACACGGGGTCAACCCAAACCAGGTGTTTGCGTGGCGCAAGCAATACGAGGAAGGCAGCCTGGCTGCGGTGAAGGCTGGAGAAGCCGTGGTGCCGGCCTCGCAGTTAGCCGCAGCGATGAAGGAAATCAGGGAGCTGCAGCGTCTGCTTGGCAAGAAGACGCAGGAGGCAGAAATCCTGAAGGAAGCAGTCGAGTATGGCCGCT TCAAAAAACTGGATTGCGCGCTCGCCCTTACTGCCCGGGGACGACCAATGAAAACGGTCTGCGATGTTCTCGGCGTAGCGCGCTCTGCTTTGGCAGTCAGAAAAGCCCGCTCCCCGGACTGGCTGGACGGCCGCCGCGCCCGACAGACCGACGACACGGAGCTGGTCGCTGCAATCCAGGAGCACGTGGCGGGCTTGCCGACTTATGGATACCGGCGAGTCTGGGCACTGCTGCGACGTAGTCACGAAATGACTGGTGCGCCGTGCGTGAACGCCAAGCGGGTCTATCGCGTCATGCGCGACCATCAACTGCTGCTTCGGCGCCTTGGCCAACGTCGCGATACCCGCCGGCATGACGGACGCATCGCCGTTGACCAGAGTAATGTCCGTTGGTGCTCGGACGGCTTCGAGTTCCGTTGTGACGACGGCTCGCCGTTGCGCGTGACGTTTGCGCTGGACTGCCATGACCGGGAGGCTATTAGCTGGGCAGCGACTACCGGCGGCCATAGCGGCGACGTCGTGCGTGATGTGATGCTCGCAGCGGTCGAGCAACGCTTCGGCACGACGCAGGCAGGCGCACCCATCGAATGGCTGTCGGACAACGGCTCTGCCTACATCGACCATCGCACGCGCAGTTTCGCTCGAAAACTGGGCCTGGAGCCGTTGACTACGCCCGTTCGTTCGCCGCAAAGTAACGGCATGGCCGAGTCGTTCGTGAAGACAATCAAGCACGATTACATTGCCTTTATGCACAAGCCCGATGTGCCAACCGCGCTCTCACATCTGGCCGGCGCATTTGAGCACTACAACGAACGCCACCCGCATAAGGCACTGAAGTACCGTTCTCCCCGGGAGTTCCGGCGAACCGCTGCCTCATCAACTTAA